In the genome of Cucurbita pepo subsp. pepo cultivar mu-cu-16 unplaced genomic scaffold, ASM280686v2 Cp4.1_scaffold002083, whole genome shotgun sequence, one region contains:
- the LOC111786593 gene encoding serine/arginine-rich splicing factor SR34A-like: MCPGTFGTVDYTNYDDMKYAIRKLDDTEFKNPWARAYIRVKKYEGSPTRGRSRNRSRSRSRSRSRSRSRSRSARRNRRYQLFLFYCFHSHGLIILYN; encoded by the exons ATGTGTCCAGGGACATTTGGGACTGTTGATTATACAAACTATGACGACATGAAGTATGCT ATTCGAAAACTTGACGATACAGAATTCAAAAATCCTTGGGCAAGAGCATACATTCGG GTGAAAAAGTACGAAGGCAGTCCCACTAGGGGTCGGAGCAGAAACAGAAGCAGAAGCCGTAGTAGGAGCCGGAGCCGAAGCCGAAGCCGAAGCCGAAGTGCGAGGCGAAATAGGAGGTACCAGCTTTTTCTGTTTTACTGTTTTCACTCTCATGGCCTCATTATTCTTTATAAT